From a single Leclercia sp. AS011 genomic region:
- a CDS encoding TonB-dependent siderophore receptor — protein MNNKRHSLALLVNLGIYGMALPAMAAGTATHEDTMVITAAEQNLQAPGVSTITADEIRKNPAARDVSEIIRTMPGVNLTGNSTSGQRGNNRQIDIRGMGPENTLILIDGKPVTSRNSIRLGWRGERDTRGDTGWVPPEMIERIEVIRGPAAARYGNGAAGGVVNIITKKVSNEWHGSWNTYLNAPEHDEEGSTKRTNFSLNGPLGGDFSFRLYGNLDKTQADAWDINQGHQSERTGAYADTLPAGREGVENKDVNGVLRWDFAPMQALQFEAGYSRQNNLYAGDTQNTNNDNSSNGLVKKNYGKETNRLYRQNFAVTWTGGWDNGITTNNWAQYEHTRNSRLGEGLAGGLEGLFNSNKFTDTDLSDVMLHSEISLPIDFIVNQNLTLGTEWDQQRMKDMSSNGQALQGGTIPGVSDSRSPYSDAEIFSLFAENNMELTDSTMLTPALRFDHHSIVGNNWSPSLNLSQGLGDDFTLKMGIARAYKAPSLYQTNPNYLLYSKGQGCYASADGVGCYMLGNEDLKAETSINKEIGLEWKRDGWLAGVTWFRNDYRDKIEAGYAPVGQTSLGKTKTDIYQWENVPKAVVEGLEGTLNVPVSDTINWTNNITYMLQSKNKETGDRLSIIPEYTLNSTLSWQVQQDVSLQSTFTWYGKQQPKKYNYKGQPATGSELDEVSPYSIVGLSATWDVTKYVSLTGGVDNVFDKRQWRAGNAQTTGNTTTGAYMYGAGAYTYNEPGRTWYMSVNTQF, from the coding sequence ATGAATAATAAACGTCACTCACTGGCCTTACTGGTCAACCTCGGGATTTACGGTATGGCTCTGCCTGCGATGGCAGCCGGGACCGCCACTCACGAAGACACCATGGTGATCACCGCCGCCGAGCAGAACCTGCAGGCCCCCGGTGTCTCCACCATCACCGCGGATGAGATCCGCAAAAACCCGGCAGCACGCGATGTGTCAGAGATCATCCGCACCATGCCGGGCGTCAACCTCACCGGTAACTCCACCAGCGGCCAGCGCGGCAACAATCGCCAGATCGATATCCGCGGCATGGGCCCGGAAAACACCCTGATCCTGATCGACGGTAAGCCGGTCACCAGCCGTAACTCTATCCGTCTGGGCTGGCGCGGCGAGCGTGACACCCGCGGCGATACCGGCTGGGTGCCGCCGGAGATGATCGAGCGCATCGAGGTGATCCGTGGCCCGGCAGCGGCGCGTTACGGCAACGGCGCGGCGGGCGGCGTGGTGAACATCATCACCAAAAAAGTGAGTAACGAGTGGCACGGCTCCTGGAACACCTATCTGAATGCCCCTGAACACGATGAAGAGGGCTCCACCAAACGCACCAACTTCAGCCTGAATGGCCCGCTGGGCGGAGATTTCAGCTTCCGCCTGTACGGCAACCTGGATAAAACCCAGGCCGATGCCTGGGACATCAACCAGGGGCATCAGTCTGAGCGCACCGGCGCCTACGCCGATACCCTGCCAGCCGGGCGCGAAGGGGTGGAGAATAAAGACGTCAACGGCGTGCTGCGCTGGGACTTTGCCCCGATGCAGGCCCTGCAGTTTGAAGCCGGTTACAGCCGTCAGAACAACCTCTACGCGGGCGATACCCAGAACACCAACAACGACAACAGCAGCAACGGGCTGGTGAAGAAGAACTACGGCAAAGAGACCAACCGTCTCTATCGCCAGAACTTCGCGGTCACCTGGACCGGCGGCTGGGATAACGGCATCACCACCAACAACTGGGCGCAGTACGAACATACCCGTAACTCCCGTCTGGGCGAAGGGCTGGCGGGCGGTCTGGAAGGGCTGTTCAACAGCAATAAGTTCACCGATACCGACCTGTCCGACGTGATGCTGCACAGCGAGATCAGCCTGCCAATCGACTTTATCGTCAACCAGAACCTGACCCTGGGCACCGAATGGGATCAGCAGCGGATGAAGGATATGTCCTCCAACGGCCAGGCCCTGCAGGGCGGCACCATTCCGGGCGTGAGCGACAGCCGCAGTCCGTACTCTGATGCCGAGATCTTCTCCCTGTTCGCCGAAAACAACATGGAGCTGACCGACAGCACCATGCTGACCCCGGCGCTGCGCTTCGATCACCACTCCATCGTGGGCAACAACTGGAGCCCGTCCCTGAACCTGTCGCAAGGTCTGGGAGATGACTTTACCCTGAAGATGGGCATCGCCCGGGCCTATAAAGCCCCGAGCCTGTACCAGACCAACCCGAACTACCTGCTCTACAGCAAGGGCCAGGGCTGCTACGCGAGTGCGGATGGCGTCGGCTGCTATATGCTGGGTAACGAGGATCTGAAAGCCGAGACCAGCATCAACAAAGAGATCGGCCTGGAGTGGAAACGCGACGGCTGGCTGGCGGGCGTGACCTGGTTCCGTAACGACTACCGCGACAAGATTGAAGCGGGCTATGCCCCGGTGGGTCAGACCTCCCTCGGCAAGACCAAAACGGATATCTACCAGTGGGAAAACGTGCCGAAAGCGGTAGTGGAAGGGCTGGAAGGCACCCTGAACGTGCCGGTCAGCGACACCATCAACTGGACCAACAACATCACCTACATGCTGCAAAGCAAGAACAAGGAGACCGGCGACCGTCTGTCGATCATCCCGGAGTACACGCTGAACTCCACCCTGAGCTGGCAGGTCCAGCAGGATGTCTCCCTGCAGTCGACCTTCACCTGGTACGGCAAGCAGCAGCCGAAGAAGTACAACTACAAAGGGCAGCCAGCGACCGGTTCTGAGCTGGACGAAGTGAGTCCGTACAGCATCGTTGGCCTGAGCGCGACCTGGGACGTGACCAAATACGTCAGCCTGACCGGCGGCGTGGATAACGTCTTCGATAAACGCCAGTGGCGTGCGGGGAATGCCCAGACCACCGGCAATACCACCACCGGGGCCTATATGTATGGCGCGGGTGCCTATACCTATAACGAGCCGGGCCGCACCTGGTATATGAGTGTGAATACCCA
- the fepG gene encoding iron-enterobactin ABC transporter permease produces MAPSRRLVLSCLVLMLVSLGVALFSLRSGAVTLDFAQVFNALTGSAPRNITLVVTEWRLPRVMMALLVGAALGISGAIFQSLMRNPLGSPDVMGFNTGAWSGVLVAMVLFGQHLTAITLAAMAGGILTSLIVWALAWRDGIETFRLIIIGIGMRAMLMAFNTWLLLQASLETSLSAGLWFAGSLNGLTWAKTLPAAPLILLMFVCALLLVKRMRLLEMGDDSACALGVSVERSRLMLMLVAVVLTAAATAIAGPISFIALVAPHIARRLSGTARWGLTQSALCGSLLLLAADLCAQQLFMPYQLPVGVVTVSLGGIYLIVLLVQESRKK; encoded by the coding sequence ATGGCCCCATCCCGTCGTTTAGTTCTTAGCTGCCTGGTGCTGATGCTGGTCAGCCTCGGCGTGGCCCTGTTCAGCCTGCGCAGCGGGGCGGTGACGCTCGATTTCGCCCAGGTCTTCAACGCCCTCACCGGCAGCGCGCCGCGCAATATCACCCTGGTGGTCACCGAATGGCGTTTACCGCGGGTGATGATGGCCCTGCTGGTCGGCGCAGCGCTCGGGATCAGCGGCGCAATTTTCCAGTCGCTGATGCGCAACCCGCTGGGCAGTCCGGACGTGATGGGCTTTAACACCGGAGCCTGGAGCGGCGTACTGGTGGCGATGGTACTGTTTGGTCAGCACCTGACGGCCATTACCCTGGCGGCAATGGCGGGGGGCATTCTCACCTCGCTGATCGTCTGGGCGCTGGCCTGGCGCGACGGCATTGAAACCTTCCGCCTGATTATCATTGGCATCGGGATGCGCGCCATGCTGATGGCCTTTAACACCTGGCTGCTGCTGCAGGCCTCGCTGGAGACCTCGCTCTCTGCCGGGCTGTGGTTCGCCGGATCGCTCAACGGCCTGACCTGGGCCAAAACCCTGCCCGCCGCCCCGCTGATCCTGCTGATGTTTGTCTGCGCCTTGCTGCTGGTGAAGCGCATGCGTCTGCTGGAGATGGGCGACGACAGCGCCTGCGCGCTGGGGGTGAGCGTTGAGCGGTCGCGGCTGATGCTGATGCTGGTGGCGGTAGTCTTAACCGCCGCCGCCACCGCCATTGCCGGGCCGATCTCCTTTATTGCACTGGTGGCCCCGCACATCGCCCGCCGTCTGAGCGGCACCGCCCGCTGGGGGTTAACCCAGTCGGCGCTGTGCGGGTCCCTGCTGCTGCTGGCGGCGGATCTCTGCGCCCAGCAGCTGTTTATGCCGTATCAACTTCCGGTGGGTGTAGTGACCGTCAGTCTCGGCGGCATCTACCTTATCGTCTTGCTTGTTCAGGAGTCCCGCAAGAAATGA
- a CDS encoding nucleotidyl transferase AbiEii/AbiGii toxin family protein, with translation MAKRVEFEVLVEEALRQTELANLRPVVEKELLHYDVLFCLSEAGLLKSLTFQGGTSLRLCYNANRFSEDLDFAGGSDFCATDVAQIKNCIEAYLGERYGLEVSVKEPNELCAEPEYAEIKIDKWQISVATAPERKDLPRQRIKIEIANIPAYTHSYRQLVRNYTVLPDGYSDTLIRVESLDEIMADKLVSLPATIHRIRYRDMWDLLWLKQQGAKMNAALVSQKLTDYKIENFAQMIQTRIDSLPAIIAEGHFYNEMKRFIPSAVYETSLGREGFASFLLDSLSDLLNQLRTELYAKKDNAALFKL, from the coding sequence ATGGCTAAACGGGTAGAGTTTGAAGTACTGGTGGAGGAAGCACTTCGACAGACAGAGCTGGCAAACCTACGACCGGTTGTCGAAAAGGAGTTGCTGCATTATGACGTGCTTTTTTGTCTTTCCGAGGCAGGTTTACTTAAATCATTAACTTTCCAGGGCGGTACATCTTTACGCCTCTGCTATAACGCTAATCGGTTCAGTGAAGATCTTGATTTTGCGGGGGGCTCAGATTTTTGCGCCACAGATGTAGCCCAGATCAAAAACTGCATTGAAGCGTATCTTGGGGAACGATACGGGCTGGAAGTTAGCGTCAAAGAACCCAATGAATTATGCGCCGAGCCTGAGTATGCTGAAATCAAAATCGATAAGTGGCAGATTTCAGTGGCCACCGCGCCGGAGCGCAAAGACCTCCCCAGACAGCGTATCAAGATTGAAATCGCCAATATCCCTGCTTATACCCATTCGTACCGACAGTTAGTGCGTAATTACACCGTGTTACCTGACGGCTATAGCGATACCCTCATCAGAGTCGAATCACTCGATGAGATCATGGCGGATAAACTGGTCTCCCTGCCTGCAACCATCCATCGAATCCGATATCGTGATATGTGGGATTTGCTCTGGCTAAAACAGCAAGGCGCAAAAATGAATGCCGCTCTGGTGAGTCAAAAACTCACTGACTACAAAATTGAAAACTTTGCGCAAATGATTCAGACCAGAATTGACTCTCTTCCTGCAATCATAGCCGAAGGGCATTTCTATAATGAAATGAAGCGCTTTATTCCTTCAGCGGTCTATGAAACCAGTCTGGGGAGAGAAGGCTTTGCATCGTTTTTACTGGATAGCCTGAGCGATTTATTAAACCAGCTCAGAACAGAACTCTATGCAAAAAAAGATAACGCTGCGTTATTCAAATTATAA
- the entF gene encoding enterobactin non-ribosomal peptide synthetase EntF: protein MSAQLPLVAAQPGIWMAEQLSDLPNAWSVAHYVELTGPVDAPLLAKAVVAGMMQADTLRTRFTEDNGEILQWVDDTLTLPEPQIIDLRAHADPHAAAQARMQADLNQNLRVDSGQPLAFHLLLQVADNRWYWYQRYHHLVVDGFSFPAITRQIAAIYRAWSSGDDAPDSPFTPFAEVVEEYQGYRDSEAWTRDGAFWAEQRRQLPPPVSLSNAPLPGRAATTDILRLKLTADRQVFSRLATASQSQRTDLALALVALWLARLTGRMDYAAGFIFMRRMGSAALTATGPVLNVLPLAVNIKAQETLPELAQRLAGQLKKMRRHQRYDAEQIVRDSGRAACDEALFGPVFNVKVFDYQLDIDGVEAVTHTLATGPVNDLEMALFPDEQGGLSIEILANKQRYDEATLVRHVERLHGLLAQFAGNIDLRCGEAETVSAAEYQQLEKVNQTAVPLPLTTLSALVAEQAAKTPDAPALADAHNELTYRQMREQVVALANQLRARGVKPGDSVAVALPRSVFLTLALHAIVEAGAAWLPLDTGYPDDRLQMMIEDAKPSLLITTEDQRPRFSDVAIFSYNTLFRAEGSAPLNLSAPEQTAYIIFTSGSTGRPKGVMVGQTAIVNRLLWMQNHYPLTAADVVAQKTPCSFDVSVWEFWWPFIAGAKLVMAEPEAHRDPQAMQAFFARYRVTTTHFVPSMLAAFVASLTAENAACCASLKQVFCSGEALPTALCREWEQLTQVPLHNLYGPTEAAVDVSWYPAYGSELAAVEGNSVPIGFPVWNTGLRILDAMMRPVPFGVAGDLYLTGIQLAQGYLGRPDLTASRFIADPFAPGERMYRTGDVARWLDNGAVEYLGRSDDQLKIRGQRIELGEIDRAMLTLPDVAQAVTHACVINQAADTGGDARQLVGYVVSESGLPLDRDCLLAALKTQLPPHMVPVVLLQLSALPLSANGKLDRKALPMPELRGKTQGRAPESDTEQAVAAAFSALLGCEINDIEADFFALGGHSLLAMRLAASLSRHFARQVTPGQVMVASTVGKLSALLASDISDEQARRLGFETILPLRESQGPTLFCFHPASGFAWQFSVLARYLDPRWSITGIQSPRPGPMQQCATLDEVIDRHLATLRAQQPHGPYHLFGYSLGGTLAQGIAARLRAQGEAVAFLGLLDTWPPETQNWREKEANGLDPEVLAEIERERQAFLAAQQGHASGELFSAIEGNYADAVRLLTTARSATFDGKATLFVAERTRTMDPHQAWAPWVGELEVYSQDCAHVDIISPQAFETIGPVLKGILG, encoded by the coding sequence ATGAGCGCACAACTCCCACTCGTGGCCGCCCAGCCGGGGATCTGGATGGCGGAACAGCTTTCTGACCTGCCCAACGCCTGGAGCGTGGCTCACTACGTCGAGCTGACCGGCCCGGTTGACGCCCCGCTGCTGGCGAAAGCGGTGGTGGCGGGCATGATGCAGGCCGATACGCTGCGCACGCGCTTTACCGAAGACAACGGCGAGATTTTACAGTGGGTGGACGACACCCTGACCCTGCCGGAGCCGCAGATTATTGACCTGCGCGCCCACGCCGATCCGCATGCCGCAGCCCAGGCGCGGATGCAGGCCGATCTTAACCAGAACCTGCGCGTCGACAGCGGTCAGCCGCTGGCCTTCCACCTCCTGCTTCAGGTGGCGGACAACCGCTGGTACTGGTATCAGCGCTATCACCACTTGGTGGTGGATGGCTTCAGCTTCCCGGCCATTACCCGCCAGATCGCCGCCATCTATCGCGCCTGGTCCAGCGGCGATGACGCGCCGGATTCGCCGTTTACCCCCTTTGCTGAGGTGGTGGAGGAGTACCAGGGCTACCGTGACAGCGAGGCCTGGACCCGTGACGGAGCCTTCTGGGCTGAACAGCGCAGGCAGCTTCCGCCGCCGGTATCGCTCTCCAACGCGCCGCTGCCGGGCCGGGCCGCGACGACCGACATTCTGCGCCTGAAGCTGACCGCCGATCGTCAGGTCTTCAGCCGTCTGGCAACGGCCAGCCAGAGCCAGCGCACCGACCTCGCTCTGGCGCTGGTGGCCCTGTGGCTCGCCCGCCTGACCGGCCGCATGGACTATGCCGCCGGGTTTATCTTTATGCGCCGGATGGGCTCTGCGGCGCTGACCGCCACCGGCCCGGTGCTGAACGTGCTGCCGCTGGCGGTGAACATTAAGGCGCAGGAGACGCTGCCGGAGCTGGCCCAGCGCCTGGCCGGACAGCTGAAGAAAATGCGCCGCCATCAGCGGTATGACGCGGAGCAGATCGTCCGCGACAGCGGGCGCGCCGCCTGTGACGAAGCGCTCTTTGGCCCGGTATTTAACGTTAAGGTCTTCGACTATCAGCTGGATATTGATGGCGTTGAGGCTGTGACGCATACCCTCGCCACCGGCCCGGTCAACGATCTCGAGATGGCGCTGTTCCCGGACGAGCAGGGCGGCCTGAGCATTGAGATCCTCGCCAACAAGCAGCGTTACGATGAGGCCACCCTGGTGCGCCACGTCGAGCGCCTCCATGGGCTGCTGGCGCAGTTTGCCGGCAATATCGACCTGCGCTGCGGCGAGGCCGAAACGGTCTCTGCCGCCGAATATCAGCAGCTGGAAAAGGTTAACCAGACCGCGGTTCCTCTGCCGCTCACCACCCTGAGCGCGCTGGTGGCGGAGCAGGCGGCGAAAACCCCGGACGCCCCGGCGCTGGCCGATGCGCATAATGAACTGACCTACCGCCAGATGCGCGAGCAGGTGGTCGCCCTGGCGAACCAGCTCCGCGCCCGGGGCGTGAAGCCTGGCGACAGCGTGGCGGTGGCGCTACCGCGTTCGGTGTTCCTGACCCTGGCCCTGCACGCCATCGTCGAGGCGGGGGCCGCGTGGCTGCCGCTGGACACCGGCTATCCTGACGATCGTCTGCAGATGATGATCGAGGATGCGAAGCCGTCACTGCTCATCACCACCGAGGACCAGCGCCCACGCTTCAGCGATGTGGCGATATTTAGTTACAACACACTATTCAGGGCTGAGGGCAGCGCACCGCTCAACCTCAGCGCCCCGGAACAGACCGCCTATATCATCTTTACCTCCGGCTCGACAGGACGGCCGAAAGGGGTGATGGTCGGCCAGACCGCCATTGTCAACCGGCTGCTGTGGATGCAAAACCACTACCCGCTCACCGCTGCGGACGTGGTGGCGCAAAAAACGCCGTGCAGCTTTGACGTCTCGGTATGGGAGTTCTGGTGGCCGTTTATCGCCGGAGCGAAGCTGGTGATGGCCGAGCCGGAAGCGCACCGCGATCCGCAGGCGATGCAGGCGTTCTTTGCCAGATACCGCGTCACCACCACCCACTTTGTCCCCTCGATGCTGGCAGCCTTTGTCGCCTCGCTGACCGCGGAAAACGCCGCCTGCTGCGCCAGCCTGAAACAGGTGTTCTGCAGCGGCGAAGCCCTGCCTACCGCCCTGTGCCGGGAGTGGGAGCAGCTGACCCAGGTGCCGCTGCATAACCTGTATGGCCCGACCGAAGCGGCGGTGGACGTCAGCTGGTATCCGGCGTATGGCTCGGAGCTGGCAGCGGTTGAAGGCAACAGCGTGCCGATCGGCTTCCCGGTGTGGAATACCGGCCTGCGCATTCTGGATGCGATGATGCGCCCGGTACCCTTCGGCGTGGCGGGAGACCTCTATCTCACCGGCATCCAGCTGGCGCAGGGCTACCTGGGCCGCCCGGACCTGACCGCCAGCCGCTTTATCGCCGACCCGTTTGCCCCGGGGGAGCGCATGTACCGCACCGGAGACGTGGCCCGCTGGCTGGATAACGGCGCTGTGGAGTATTTAGGCCGCAGCGACGATCAGCTGAAAATCCGCGGCCAGCGCATTGAGCTGGGGGAAATCGACCGGGCGATGCTGACCCTGCCGGACGTGGCCCAGGCGGTAACCCACGCCTGCGTCATCAACCAGGCCGCAGACACCGGCGGCGATGCCCGTCAGCTGGTGGGCTACGTGGTTTCGGAGTCCGGCCTGCCGCTGGATCGCGATTGCCTGCTGGCGGCCCTGAAAACCCAGTTGCCGCCGCATATGGTACCGGTGGTGTTATTACAGTTAAGCGCTCTGCCGCTCAGCGCCAACGGCAAGCTGGATCGCAAGGCGCTCCCAATGCCGGAACTGAGGGGCAAAACCCAGGGCCGGGCCCCGGAAAGCGATACGGAGCAGGCGGTTGCCGCAGCGTTTTCTGCCCTGCTGGGCTGCGAGATCAACGACATCGAGGCAGATTTCTTCGCCCTCGGGGGACACTCGCTGCTGGCGATGCGCCTTGCCGCCAGCCTGAGCCGCCACTTTGCCCGCCAGGTTACCCCCGGGCAGGTGATGGTGGCCTCGACGGTGGGCAAGCTGAGCGCGCTGCTGGCATCCGATATCAGCGACGAGCAGGCCCGACGTCTGGGCTTCGAGACGATATTACCCCTGCGTGAAAGCCAGGGCCCGACGCTGTTCTGCTTCCATCCGGCCTCCGGATTTGCCTGGCAGTTCAGCGTCCTGGCCCGTTACCTCGATCCGCGCTGGTCGATCACCGGTATCCAGTCGCCGCGACCGGGGCCGATGCAGCAGTGCGCCACGCTGGATGAGGTGATCGACCGGCATCTGGCGACGCTGCGCGCCCAACAGCCGCACGGGCCTTATCATCTGTTCGGTTATTCATTGGGCGGCACCCTGGCCCAGGGCATCGCCGCCCGCCTGCGCGCGCAGGGAGAAGCCGTCGCCTTCCTCGGCCTGCTGGATACCTGGCCGCCGGAGACGCAAAACTGGCGCGAAAAAGAGGCTAATGGCCTCGATCCTGAGGTGTTAGCGGAGATCGAGCGCGAGCGTCAGGCGTTTCTTGCCGCCCAGCAGGGGCACGCTTCCGGGGAGCTGTTCAGCGCGATCGAGGGTAACTACGCCGATGCGGTGCGTCTGCTGACCACGGCGCGCAGTGCGACGTTTGACGGCAAAGCGACGCTGTTTGTCGCCGAGCGCACGCGAACGATGGATCCGCACCAGGCCTGGGCGCCATGGGTCGGGGAGCTGGAGGTCTACTCTCAGGACTGTGCCCATGTGGACATCATCTCCCCGCAGGCGTTTGAGACGATCGGCCCGGTGTTGAAGGGGATATTGGGGTAG
- the abiEi gene encoding type IV toxin-antitoxin system AbiEi family antitoxin, with product MDKLTAITTLDKFSRHGRYVFHLNDLKYLFSEESERSLKASLKRLIEANILTRAVQGVYVYNRAPKDSFILEHITRTVRRGEYNYVSLESALSQYGVISQIPIDRLTVMTTGRAGEFKTPWGVIELTHTNRSISDILNSTVETTAPIKFAKKETALRDLRRVGRNIHLIDTQEVDHG from the coding sequence GTGGATAAACTCACAGCTATTACGACATTGGATAAATTCAGCAGGCACGGACGCTATGTTTTCCATTTAAACGATCTGAAATACCTGTTTTCTGAGGAGTCAGAGCGTTCGTTGAAAGCCTCTCTTAAGCGTCTTATCGAAGCAAACATCCTGACCCGCGCCGTACAGGGGGTTTACGTTTACAACCGCGCGCCAAAAGATAGCTTTATCCTCGAACATATCACCCGAACCGTGCGCCGGGGCGAATACAACTATGTCAGCCTCGAGTCTGCCCTCTCACAATATGGCGTCATCTCTCAAATCCCGATAGACAGGCTGACGGTAATGACGACCGGAAGAGCGGGTGAATTTAAAACCCCCTGGGGCGTTATCGAGTTAACGCACACTAACCGCTCGATAAGCGATATTCTGAACAGCACGGTAGAAACAACAGCCCCGATTAAGTTCGCCAAAAAAGAGACTGCGTTGCGCGATCTACGTCGTGTTGGACGCAATATACATTTAATTGATACACAGGAGGTGGATCATGGCTAA
- the fes gene encoding enterochelin esterase, protein MTTLETGSDAWWQSKQGPEWVREGDHYRVTFWWRDPAGTEHASPLKRVWLYITGVTDHHHNARPQTLARIAGTDVWQWQGEFSPNWRGSYCFIPSAHEDDFSETVFATDPPDRMALREGWRKLLPHAVADPLNPQHWRGGRGHPVSALEMPEAPLQPGWDRLNTPFRPPQIISWKSARLGNTRRVWIFTTGEEAPHERPLAVLLDGQFWAESMPVWPALTALTDQKQLPPAVYLLIDVIDTAHRSRELPCNPDFWQALQEELLPQVHNLAPFSDRADRTVVAGQSFGGLSALYAGLHWPERFGCVLSQSGSFWWPHRGGKQEGMILEQLKNQQLSAKGLRIVLEAGRREPLIYRACQALYAELQHQQQPVVWRPVDGGHDALCWRGGLTQGLMTLWQPII, encoded by the coding sequence GTGACGACGCTCGAAACGGGAAGTGACGCCTGGTGGCAGTCGAAACAGGGGCCGGAATGGGTGCGGGAAGGGGATCATTATCGGGTCACATTCTGGTGGCGCGATCCGGCCGGAACGGAGCACGCCTCGCCGCTAAAAAGGGTGTGGCTCTACATCACCGGCGTGACCGATCACCATCATAACGCCCGCCCGCAGACGCTGGCGCGCATCGCCGGAACCGACGTCTGGCAGTGGCAGGGCGAGTTCAGCCCAAACTGGCGCGGCAGCTACTGTTTTATCCCCTCTGCTCACGAAGACGACTTCAGCGAGACGGTGTTTGCTACCGATCCGCCGGACCGCATGGCCCTGCGCGAAGGCTGGCGCAAGCTGCTGCCGCACGCCGTTGCCGATCCGCTAAATCCACAGCACTGGCGCGGCGGTCGCGGTCACCCGGTTTCGGCGCTGGAGATGCCCGAGGCACCGCTTCAGCCCGGCTGGGATCGGCTCAATACCCCGTTTCGTCCTCCACAGATTATCTCCTGGAAGAGCGCCCGTCTCGGCAACACCCGCCGGGTGTGGATCTTCACCACTGGCGAAGAAGCCCCTCATGAGCGCCCGCTGGCGGTGCTGCTCGACGGCCAGTTCTGGGCCGAAAGCATGCCGGTCTGGCCCGCGCTGACGGCGCTCACCGACCAAAAGCAACTGCCGCCCGCCGTTTACCTGCTGATTGACGTCATCGATACCGCCCACCGCAGCCGCGAGCTGCCCTGCAACCCCGACTTCTGGCAGGCCTTGCAGGAGGAGCTCCTCCCGCAGGTGCATAACCTGGCCCCGTTCAGCGATCGTGCCGACCGCACGGTGGTCGCCGGGCAGAGCTTTGGCGGGCTGTCCGCCCTCTATGCCGGGCTGCACTGGCCCGAGCGTTTTGGCTGCGTGCTCAGCCAGTCGGGCTCCTTCTGGTGGCCGCATCGCGGGGGCAAGCAGGAGGGCATGATCCTTGAACAGCTTAAAAACCAGCAGCTGTCGGCGAAGGGACTGCGCATCGTCCTTGAGGCGGGGCGACGGGAACCGCTGATCTACCGCGCCTGCCAGGCGCTGTATGCCGAGCTACAGCACCAGCAGCAGCCGGTCGTCTGGCGTCCGGTGGATGGCGGACATGATGCACTTTGCTGGCGGGGAGGGCTGACGCAGGGGCTGATGACTCTCTGGCAGCCGATTATTTAA
- a CDS encoding MbtH family protein produces the protein MEFSNPFDDPQGLFAIVQNAQQQYSLWPQQCALPEGWRVVCEPQTQDACQAWLAARWQTLTPAHFAQVNP, from the coding sequence ATGGAATTCAGTAACCCCTTCGACGATCCGCAGGGTCTGTTCGCCATTGTGCAAAACGCGCAGCAGCAGTACAGCCTGTGGCCCCAGCAGTGTGCCTTGCCCGAGGGCTGGCGCGTGGTGTGCGAGCCGCAAACGCAGGACGCCTGTCAGGCGTGGCTTGCCGCCCGCTGGCAAACCCTGACCCCGGCCCATTTTGCACAGGTGAACCCATGA
- the fepC gene encoding iron-enterobactin ABC transporter ATP-binding protein, which translates to MSANLTRLRGENLTLGYGKKTVAEDLHVAIPDGHFTAIIGPNGCGKSTLLRTLSRLMTPLHGNVFLDGEQIQRYASKEVARRIGLLAQNATTPGDITVQELVARGRYPHQPLFTRWRKEDEAAVASAMQATGITDLAAQSVDTLSGGQRQRAWIAMVLAQETSIMLLDEPTTWLDISHQIDLLELLSDLNRTQGFTLAAVLHDLNQACRYATHLIALRDGKIVAEGAPKEIVTPELIERIYGMRCMIIDDPVAGTPLVVPLGRR; encoded by the coding sequence ATGAGTGCCAATCTGACCCGCTTGCGCGGCGAAAATCTGACCCTTGGCTACGGCAAAAAAACCGTGGCCGAGGATCTGCATGTAGCGATCCCCGACGGCCACTTCACCGCCATTATCGGCCCTAACGGCTGCGGGAAATCGACCCTGCTGCGCACCCTGAGCCGCCTGATGACGCCGCTGCACGGGAATGTGTTTCTCGACGGAGAGCAGATCCAGCGCTATGCCAGCAAAGAGGTGGCGCGCCGGATCGGGCTGCTGGCGCAAAACGCCACCACGCCAGGGGATATCACGGTGCAAGAGCTGGTAGCGCGCGGACGCTATCCGCACCAGCCGCTGTTTACCCGCTGGCGCAAAGAAGATGAAGCGGCGGTCGCCAGCGCGATGCAGGCCACCGGGATTACTGACCTGGCGGCGCAGAGCGTGGACACCCTCTCCGGCGGGCAGCGCCAGCGGGCATGGATTGCGATGGTGCTGGCCCAGGAGACCTCGATCATGCTGCTGGATGAGCCGACCACCTGGCTGGATATCAGCCATCAGATCGACCTGCTGGAGCTGCTGAGCGATCTGAACCGCACTCAGGGCTTTACCCTGGCGGCGGTGCTGCACGACCTGAATCAGGCCTGCCGCTATGCCACCCATTTGATTGCCCTGCGCGACGGGAAGATTGTGGCCGAGGGGGCACCGAAAGAGATTGTCACCCCGGAGTTGATCGAGCGGATCTACGGCATGCGCTGCATGATTATTGACGATCCGGTGGCAGGCACGCCGCTGGTGGTGCCGCTGGGACGGCGATAA